The Syngnathus acus chromosome 11, fSynAcu1.2, whole genome shotgun sequence genome includes the window CATGTGCTCCTGGCACTCCCACTGTAAATATTGCACACTCTGCTCAGCCTttataatcctttttttttttttttatcatcacaATGGTGATTAACATATTGGGCATTTAGGGCTTCAGTTTTTTATATAACGCTGCCACAAAAATCTGCGATCTAGTCGAGGCTTCACCGCACTTCTCTTTTCAAGGTACTTCCGAAAACTAAAAGCAACATATCAGTCCAACTTCCTGTCATTATAATGAATGCGATCGCTGCAAGCTTTAAACGTGACCTTCGGAAAACAAAAGGGAAAACTGGATCGATGTATCGACGGTGACTCTGATACCTCAACCTGGAAACATCTCATTTGGTCTTTTAtcgattgctttttttttttttgtttcgttaGCCGCGCCTACCAACGCTAACTTTCATGCAAATGCTGAAAAGCACGCCGCAGGGGTAAAAAGTAGAAGGGAGTGTTTGCAAATATGTCCCCACTCAAGATGGAAATGAAGATAAGCGTCCCAGAGAGAGACACTGTGCAGTCCTCAGTTTGtgtcagtccactgtcttgtTGCGCCACTCCATATATTATGTTCCATTCTTTCTTACTCCACGTAAACGCTGTATCATTTTAACGCTGCATAAATGTGTTACCGCTGATCATGAATAATAAAACTGTGACAACCTAGCCCAACTACTTTGCTGCCATGTGTCTCCTTGGTTCTGATGTGTCCCATACATCCAAAAAAGGACACCCAAGATACATACTGTACGTTAATGTACACCTAAATCTCGATTTTACACGGATGTTGGGGTacagaatttgggaattgGGTTAACCCCAAAAGCGTACTTGTATAGAaagttctgtttttgttttagaaaGGCAAGTTTTTTTGGCAGTTGAAGGGGTCCtttgttaatttaatttaatttagttCAGGCAAGTTGTTGGGCAGTTGAAGGGGTCCtttgttaatttaatttaGTTCAAGCAAGTTGTTGGGCAGCCGAAGgggtctgtttttgtttttttgatttaGAAAGGCACGTTTTTAGGCAGTCGACGGGGTCCtttgttaatttaatttaGGTCAGGCATGTTGTTGGGCAGCCGAAGGGGTCTTTTGCCATTCGTCAACATGAATTTTCACACGCAcgcaagtttttatttttattaaaagagaaaCAATACGCAGATGACATCAGGCGAATTGAGTAAGTCGTTTTGATGCTATCCTTCTATCGTCCTTTTAAAATACtactttaaaatgtatttatgacgAAAAAAATGGGGTCCAATATGTAGTTTATTCATGAAGCGGaaaaattgtgtgtttttctatCCTCGACGTCAACGaacagaagaagaggaaggccGAGATGGGACAGGTCGGGTGAAGGACGTTTgggggtgaggaggaggagcggtGGGGGGTGATGGGGTGATATTTAAGCCACTGTCCCTCTCTGTCCTCATCGTCTCCGCCTTGGCTCCCTCTGCACCTCGTCAAGAAACTCTGAGGTCCTCCGCCAGGTAAGACTCTCATTTGATTCGATACAGATTTACAGGCAATTGATGTTTCTGAAAAGCTTCTACATTCACAAAATGGGGTTTTTACCTGATTTGTAGTCCTCATGACTCtttcttgatttattttttttaacactttgtgttgtttttacttCTAATATCGTTTCCACTCATTTCGCTCGACTCTTTCCTGGCGTCATTTCATCGTACGCGCCGATATTGATATTAGGCTCTAAAAATAGCTTTGGAGTTTCGGGATGTTGGCTGACTAAGCAAGTGTGGAGGCCTTGTCTCATCGAGCACCTCAGGTTACTCGGCCTCTTAGCGTCACCCAGGTGAGCTTTGTGTTTCACTCCTGGTGTCCATTTTGGATAATGACACACGCAGTAGGGCCAGCAACTCGATCCTTGAACGTAACTTATTTTTACGAGCTCCCTGTGTCTCTTTCCGAGGTCTGTGTGtcgttttttccttttttttatgattgacAGCGAGTTGTTTGTATCTGTGCACAGTCTCCACAGCGCCGCGGTCGCAGCAGAAGCGCCAAGATGCCTGACACAATGTGTGTAAGATCGTTTGAATGctccccccctaaaaaaaaaaagctgacctCATGCATCTTtacacaaccacacacacaataaaaaaaaaacacacacgcacaaatcCTCAACATGatctttcttcttcatttcCCATGCATGAATTTTCTTGTTGGTGGCTCCGGAACTCGGGCCCTGGCTTGCCCATGTGAGCGCACATGCTAGCCAGTTGCACGGGGGAGGTCCGGAGCGGGCGTTTGGTGGCCGAGCCTAaccttttgaccttttttaCCGCCCTCAGCATGTCCAAGGAGCCCTCTTCCAACCTGGAAAGCGCCATGCAGATGCTTATCAAAACCTTCCACAAGTACTCGGGCAAGGAGGGCGACAAGTACACACTGAGCCGGGGTGAACTCAAGGAGCTTTTGCTGGAAGAGCTGGGAAGCTACTTAGGGGTAAGCGTCACTGTGCGTGAGGTATGCGCCCACATGTACGAACAGGCCCGTATTCTCAATGTCGCTCCGCCAGAACTCCAAAGACAACGAGGCAGTGGAGAAAGTCATGAACGACCTGGACGCCAACAACGACGGCGAGGTGGACTTCACCGAGTTCATCATCCTGATGGGCGCCCTCACCGTGGCCTGCAACGACTTCTTCTTGGAGTTCAAGTCGGACGACAAGCCTAAAGGCTGCGAGTCGGCCGAGTAGGaggaaagaggagggggagggggagcagTGGGTGGAATAGGTTGTAAATCACAGATGAGGAACATTTTCTGGGGCCTTACGCAATCTTTAACCAACACCGTGCATTTCTTCATAAAACAGCACGTAGCATCAGACATACGTCACTGTATGTACAATTTGCCCAGAGTCTTTACTTGGCTGCACTTTGCCCTCAGTCTTCCCCCATCAGCTTTTATAAAATCTTTCTTGTGCTGTAAAGACAAGAAACTTTTTGCACGGGACTAGAATGTCAACCTAAGATTGAATCGTGGCAGATTATATTATTGTGTTGAGCACTGGAATCTTCCCCACCCCCTTCTTGTGTCTTTtttgtaatctttttttttttttttggtaatgaCTCATGCATTCTTTCCAATTATTAAATGTGATATTTAACCCAATGCTCGTCCTCGTCTCACTTCAAGGATAAAATTAGGTTTCATTCATAGTGTGTGGAGATAGGTaggtaagtgtgtgtgcatgccaatgtgaatgtgtgtgtattgggGATTCCCATCGAGCATTCCCACATCCTGCCAACAATATCCTGCAAGTCTTGTTGAGCCTAAGCTGACCCAGATGTCGGACTCTGAGCCACGTGGAAAACTTTCGACAAAGCGAGGGGATGCGGGGGAAcggaaaagaagaagagacaGGGTGGGGGtagcgcgtgtgtgtgtgtgtgtgtgtgtgtgtgtgtgtgtgtgtgtgtgtgtgtgagagacagAATTCAATTTATGGCGTACAGCAGACAAGAATGCAACTTGGAAGGCAGAACTATAATCACACAGGAATGTCTAAGTTGTGACTATGTACAAAAGGACTGTCCTTCACGGGGGCCTGTGtgggcgcacacacacaacacacacacacacacacacacacacgaggagTCAACATTTCCGCACAAAGCAATAAActaaaaaagacaagaaggcACACAAAAGCAATTGCAGAGAAATGCTGCAACTCCTTGCGATCATCAAGTGGGCGGAGTCAACTGCTTTTACGCCTGCTACGATTGGCCGATTTGAATGTGTGACATTTGACACAGTTGGACTGCAAAGTGCTCTGTTAAGTCTGTTATAGCCTAGAGGGGAATAATTTTACTTGCCGCTGTATGTCATTTACCGGTTTGTCACTTTGAAGGGGTGCAAATAATCGCTTGTGGTCGGGGAGCTgtcacatttgatttattagCAATTAGCATAATAGCGCTGGTTGTACACAAACAATATGGATCTCCACCCTGTGGTCTCTTcttacatcaacaaatgtcgtttaaattaaatttaagtAATAAAGTGCAATACCGCACATAAATTTGAAATCTTTAATACACCGGACACGCATATACAAGTTTAGTAGAAAATAATCTAAGGCACCTTTCATAAATTGTAATTTAAACCTTGTTGGCCCTCAGGTGACTCTGTATTCAATTTGCGGTGTGGCTTTCGCATTAGCCATGACCTATCCGGGCCACCGTAGCGCCTTCAGGTAACTTATGCGTCACGCTCTACGGAAGAGGGATGAGGCGCACTTATTAAATGACGCATCTGGGTGTAGAGTGGAGCTCGTGGCTCTATTAacatatatgaaataaaaaaaagagatataTCGGATAACGACTTGTGATTGACTCCTGCTCTCCAGGATGGAATCGGAGCTTTCCTCGGGCTCATGAAATGCATCTCTGCGGAATGAAAAGGAGACCTCCCAGGAGTATTATTCATTACGAGGCCAACAAATCATAATTACTCGGGGCGAAAGGAAGGAATGGATATTAATTATAATGCTTGCTTTCGCTTAGGGCAAACGTATCAGGATGCCTGGCCCGTTTCCACCTGAACAGGAACAGGAAGTCGACAATTTTGGTTTCAAGTGGCCATTTTAGTACGAATTGTGTAGCCTCATTCAGTCAGTCGGGCATCTTTTATAAGGAGGCCGTTTCTTCTGGGGGAGGGTGACATGTTTTCATGCTTTGATCGTCTCCTCTGAGAGCAGACGTCAACAACGCCCACTGCCTGTGTTTTGCTCTTCCCATTATTGATGCATTTGGGAGCGGCATTGAGAGATTAAGGAGCTTTTCAAACGCCTTTCACGTCATTTCCACAAATCACGCAAAATGCATACAAGC containing:
- the s100s gene encoding S100 calcium binding protein S isoform X3, whose translation is MPDTIMSKEPSSNLESAMQMLIKTFHKYSGKEGDKYTLSRGELKELLLEELGSYLGNSKDNEAVEKVMNDLDANNDGEVDFTEFIILMGALTVACNDFFLEFKSDDKPKGCESAE
- the s100s gene encoding S100 calcium binding protein S isoform X1; this encodes MHEFSCWWLRNSGPGLPIMSKEPSSNLESAMQMLIKTFHKYSGKEGDKYTLSRGELKELLLEELGSYLGNSKDNEAVEKVMNDLDANNDGEVDFTEFIILMGALTVACNDFFLEFKSDDKPKGCESAE
- the s100s gene encoding S100 calcium binding protein S isoform X2 translates to MLASCTGEVRSGRLVAEPNLLTFFTALSMSKEPSSNLESAMQMLIKTFHKYSGKEGDKYTLSRGELKELLLEELGSYLGNSKDNEAVEKVMNDLDANNDGEVDFTEFIILMGALTVACNDFFLEFKSDDKPKGCESAE
- the s100s gene encoding S100 calcium binding protein S isoform X4, whose product is MSKEPSSNLESAMQMLIKTFHKYSGKEGDKYTLSRGELKELLLEELGSYLGNSKDNEAVEKVMNDLDANNDGEVDFTEFIILMGALTVACNDFFLEFKSDDKPKGCESAE